A genome region from Halorussus pelagicus includes the following:
- the pstC gene encoding phosphate ABC transporter permease subunit PstC has product MIGSVATRVRSVRTTVGEMDRGEQFVDGVAIASVLGTLLAFLVAPAYTVFPLFAFFGIVIYGWKAYQANTAKLLMFLMTASTIVILGLITIYLMLRSLPVFQAMGLDIIFRTSEPLWSTSEGIYSLVPMMWGTLVTTLLAMAIAAPLGVAGALFISEIAPGWAREVIKPGIEILAGVPSIVYGFIGYVIINTYMMDEFQLANFGSLFAAGLVIGLMALPTVVSIAEDAIGSVPESMKSGSLALGATDWQTIKSVTIPASFSGVSAAVLLGVGRAVGETMAVTVMLPHQQVLPDPLYDVFKGTETLTSVIAGQYGIASGEQMSALFAAGVVLFVTVLGLSIASQLVEAHMERKLGGNQ; this is encoded by the coding sequence ATGATCGGAAGCGTCGCCACGCGCGTTCGGTCAGTCCGCACGACAGTCGGGGAGATGGACCGCGGGGAGCAGTTCGTTGACGGCGTCGCAATCGCGTCGGTGCTGGGCACGCTGTTGGCGTTCCTCGTCGCGCCCGCCTACACGGTGTTTCCGCTGTTCGCGTTCTTCGGCATCGTCATCTACGGGTGGAAAGCCTATCAGGCAAACACCGCGAAACTCCTGATGTTCCTGATGACGGCCTCGACCATCGTCATCCTCGGTCTCATCACTATTTACCTGATGCTCCGGTCGCTCCCGGTGTTTCAGGCGATGGGACTCGACATCATCTTCCGGACGAGCGAACCGCTCTGGTCCACCAGCGAGGGCATCTACTCGCTGGTCCCAATGATGTGGGGGACGCTCGTCACGACCCTGCTGGCGATGGCCATCGCCGCGCCCCTCGGCGTCGCCGGGGCGCTGTTCATCAGCGAAATCGCGCCGGGGTGGGCACGCGAAGTCATCAAGCCCGGCATCGAGATTCTGGCTGGCGTCCCCTCCATCGTCTACGGGTTCATCGGCTACGTCATCATCAACACGTACATGATGGACGAGTTTCAGCTCGCCAACTTCGGGAGCCTGTTCGCGGCCGGACTCGTCATCGGCCTGATGGCGCTCCCGACCGTCGTCTCCATCGCCGAGGACGCCATCGGGAGCGTGCCCGAGTCGATGAAAAGCGGGTCGCTCGCGCTCGGTGCGACCGACTGGCAGACCATCAAGAGCGTCACCATCCCCGCGTCGTTCTCGGGGGTCTCGGCGGCGGTCCTGCTCGGCGTCGGCCGAGCGGTCGGCGAGACCATGGCCGTCACCGTGATGTTGCCCCACCAGCAGGTCCTTCCCGACCCCCTCTACGACGTGTTCAAGGGAACTGAGACCCTGACGAGCGTCATCGCGGGCCAGTACGGCATCGCCTCGGGCGAGCAGATGTCGGCGCTGTTCGCGGCCGGGGTCGTGCTGTTCGTGACCGTCCTCGGACTTAGCATCGCCTCGCAACTGGTCGAAGCACACATGGAGCGCAAACTGGGTGGGAACCAATGA
- a CDS encoding DUF7344 domain-containing protein, producing MSTIGDSSGTGSTEPEETPDQQDSAVAKQQVSDIVDAESEEEESESELSRDLVFDVLKNQRRRYALHYLRRADESVQLSELAEQVAAWENDIAVDAISAAERKRVYTALYQSHLPKLDDADIVDYNQNRGIVELSDAAGQLDVYLDLETRPDIPWCNWYLGLAVGGLGLLTGAWLGLPPFSLVGDVLLATGVVAVYGAVAVAHTYYSRHAGGAGETPPEIQES from the coding sequence ATGAGCACCATTGGTGACTCATCCGGAACCGGAAGTACCGAGCCGGAGGAGACTCCGGACCAGCAGGACTCGGCTGTAGCGAAACAGCAGGTCTCTGACATCGTCGATGCCGAGAGCGAGGAGGAGGAGTCCGAATCGGAACTCTCCCGCGATCTGGTTTTCGACGTTCTGAAAAATCAACGGCGACGATACGCGCTCCATTATCTCAGGCGTGCCGACGAGTCGGTCCAGTTGTCGGAACTCGCCGAACAGGTCGCTGCGTGGGAAAACGACATCGCGGTCGATGCGATTTCGGCGGCGGAACGCAAGCGCGTGTATACTGCGCTCTATCAGTCTCACCTCCCGAAACTGGACGACGCGGACATCGTCGATTACAACCAGAACCGCGGTATCGTGGAACTTTCCGACGCCGCCGGACAACTCGACGTGTATCTCGACCTCGAAACCCGACCCGACATCCCGTGGTGTAACTGGTACCTCGGACTCGCAGTCGGCGGACTGGGACTGCTCACGGGCGCGTGGCTCGGTCTGCCGCCTTTCTCGCTGGTCGGCGACGTGCTGCTTGCGACCGGCGTCGTCGCCGTCTACGGCGCGGTCGCCGTCGCGCACACGTACTACTCCCGGCACGCTGGCGGTGCTGGCGAGACGCCCCCGGAGATTCAGGAGTCCTGA
- a CDS encoding lycopene cyclase domain-containing protein produces the protein MIPDIGAVFGEYTYLVSEAVFGTVAVGLLYRADALVQAARTIAVLYPIAYLWDWYTLHIGVFAIQLRTGIDFLGIPIEEHLFMVVVPAFVLGIHESLRDRN, from the coding sequence GTGATACCCGACATCGGCGCGGTCTTCGGCGAGTACACGTATCTCGTGAGCGAGGCGGTCTTCGGAACCGTCGCGGTAGGACTCCTCTATCGGGCCGACGCGTTGGTTCAAGCCGCCCGCACTATCGCGGTGCTGTATCCAATCGCCTATTTGTGGGACTGGTACACGCTCCATATCGGCGTGTTTGCCATCCAACTTCGAACCGGCATCGACTTTCTCGGGATTCCAATCGAGGAACATCTCTTCATGGTGGTCGTTCCGGCGTTCGTCCTCGGGATACACGAGAGTCTACGCGACCGGAACTGA
- the trpD gene encoding anthranilate phosphoribosyltransferase — MQNYIERVTEGENLTLDEAREAATAVFEDATEAQIGSLLAALRAKGETETEIAGFAQGMRDAARTIDPDRSPLVDTCGTGGDDYDTINVSTTSAIVASGAGVPVAKHGNYSVSSSSGSADVLEVAGVEIDAEPPAVERAIEDDGIGFMLAPIFHPAMKAVIGPRKELGMRTVFNVLGPLTNPAGADAQVVGVYDPDLVPVLARSLAKMEVERALVVHGAGMDEITVHDETTAAEVRGDDIEEYTIAPEDLGLARHDIADVAGGTPEENAEDMRGIVDGEVTGAKRDIILANAGAALYVAGEADSLEDGTQLAAKAIDDGGAADQFEELRTTVRA, encoded by the coding sequence ATGCAGAATTACATCGAACGCGTCACCGAGGGCGAGAATCTGACCCTCGACGAGGCGCGCGAGGCGGCCACGGCCGTCTTCGAGGACGCGACCGAGGCACAGATCGGCTCACTGCTCGCGGCGCTCCGGGCGAAGGGCGAGACCGAGACCGAAATCGCCGGGTTCGCCCAAGGCATGCGCGACGCCGCCCGAACCATCGACCCCGACCGCTCGCCGCTCGTGGACACCTGCGGGACCGGCGGTGACGACTACGACACGATCAACGTCTCGACCACTAGCGCCATCGTCGCCAGCGGCGCGGGCGTCCCGGTGGCCAAACACGGCAACTACTCGGTCTCCTCGTCGTCGGGGAGCGCCGACGTGCTGGAGGTCGCTGGCGTCGAAATCGACGCCGAACCCCCGGCGGTTGAGCGCGCCATCGAGGACGACGGAATCGGGTTCATGCTCGCGCCGATCTTCCACCCCGCGATGAAGGCAGTTATCGGCCCGCGAAAGGAACTGGGGATGCGAACGGTGTTCAACGTCCTCGGCCCGCTGACGAACCCCGCCGGGGCCGACGCGCAGGTCGTCGGCGTCTACGACCCCGACCTCGTACCGGTCCTCGCGCGCTCGCTCGCCAAGATGGAGGTCGAGCGCGCGCTCGTCGTTCACGGCGCAGGCATGGACGAAATCACGGTCCACGACGAGACCACAGCCGCGGAGGTCAGGGGCGACGACATCGAGGAGTACACCATCGCGCCCGAAGACCTCGGTCTCGCGCGCCACGACATCGCCGACGTTGCCGGTGGCACTCCCGAGGAGAACGCCGAGGACATGCGCGGCATCGTGGACGGCGAGGTGACCGGCGCGAAGCGCGATATCATCCTCGCCAACGCTGGGGCCGCCCTCTACGTCGCGGGCGAAGCCGACTCGCTCGAAGACGGGACACAACTCGCCGCCAAGGCCATCGACGACGGCGGGGCCGCCGACCAGTTCGAGGAGTTACGGACCACCGTGAGAGCATGA
- a CDS encoding DUF7504 family protein, translated as MDEVVRSSKRAPGRENPRRDAFAPAGSQTLVRTPTNADPLAALPERAYDNVLIVSARDHPKRLETRLEHAGHDPANVGVVPVVPATCDYDGDLWTTDPVNPNDLTGIAMRFSDAIRHVESETGWVVLDALGVLLMYADASRVCRFFQTLTSRVRAQDIHGVYGANPDAIADETFERFRAMCDAEYEIG; from the coding sequence ATGGACGAGGTGGTGCGGTCAAGCAAGCGTGCGCCCGGACGCGAGAACCCGCGACGCGACGCGTTCGCCCCCGCCGGGTCCCAAACGCTCGTTCGGACGCCGACCAACGCCGACCCGCTGGCCGCCCTGCCGGAGCGCGCGTACGACAACGTGCTGATAGTCTCGGCGCGCGACCACCCGAAGCGACTCGAAACGCGACTGGAGCACGCGGGCCACGACCCCGCGAACGTCGGTGTCGTCCCGGTGGTCCCCGCGACCTGCGACTACGACGGCGACCTGTGGACGACCGACCCCGTGAATCCGAACGACCTGACCGGCATCGCCATGCGATTCTCCGACGCGATCAGACACGTCGAGTCCGAAACCGGATGGGTCGTCCTCGACGCGCTCGGGGTGCTGTTGATGTATGCCGACGCCAGTCGCGTCTGTCGGTTCTTCCAGACGCTGACCAGTCGCGTGCGAGCGCAGGATATTCACGGCGTGTACGGCGCGAACCCCGACGCCATCGCCGACGAGACGTTCGAGCGATTCCGGGCGATGTGCGACGCCGAGTACGAAATCGGGTGA
- the pstB gene encoding phosphate ABC transporter ATP-binding protein PstB — MSNAEFQQSEQASEQEPSQSTTVSAESQEQLKDEWTDYEFEGAPKISVEDLDVYYGDDHAIQSVSMDVPENSVTALIGPSGCGKSTFLRCLNRMNDRINAARVEGSVEIDDSEIYQDGVNLVELRKRVGMVFQAPNPFPKSIRDNIAYGPRKHGEINDGLLDKLLGRANDEKEDELVERSLRQAALWEEVSDRLDDNALGLSGGQQQRLCIGRCLAVDPEVILMDEPASALDPIATAKIEDLIEELSEDYTVVVVTHNMQQAARISDQTAVFLTGGELVEYGETDQIFENPNSQRVEDYITGKFG, encoded by the coding sequence ATGAGCAACGCAGAATTCCAACAGAGCGAGCAAGCCAGCGAACAGGAACCGAGCCAGTCCACCACCGTCAGCGCCGAGAGCCAAGAGCAACTCAAAGACGAGTGGACCGACTACGAGTTCGAGGGCGCGCCCAAGATTTCGGTCGAGGACTTGGACGTGTACTACGGCGACGACCACGCCATCCAGTCGGTGTCGATGGACGTGCCCGAGAACAGCGTCACCGCACTTATCGGACCCTCGGGCTGTGGGAAATCGACGTTCCTCCGGTGTCTCAACCGGATGAACGACCGCATCAACGCCGCGCGCGTCGAGGGGTCGGTCGAGATAGACGACAGCGAAATCTATCAGGACGGCGTGAACCTCGTGGAGTTACGCAAGCGTGTCGGCATGGTGTTTCAGGCACCGAACCCGTTCCCGAAGTCGATTCGGGACAACATCGCCTACGGTCCGCGCAAGCACGGCGAAATCAACGACGGCCTGCTCGACAAACTGCTCGGCCGCGCTAACGACGAGAAGGAGGACGAACTCGTGGAACGGTCGCTCAGACAGGCCGCGCTCTGGGAGGAAGTGAGCGACCGACTGGACGACAACGCGCTCGGGCTGTCGGGAGGCCAGCAACAGCGCCTCTGCATCGGTCGGTGTCTCGCGGTTGACCCTGAAGTCATTCTGATGGACGAACCGGCCTCCGCGCTCGACCCCATCGCCACCGCCAAAATCGAAGACCTCATCGAAGAACTCTCCGAGGACTACACCGTCGTCGTCGTCACCCACAACATGCAACAGGCCGCTCGCATCTCCGACCAGACCGCGGTGTTCCTGACCGGCGGCGAGTTGGTTGAATACGGCGAGACCGACCAAATCTTCGAGAATCCCAACAGTCAGCGCGTCGAAGACTACATCACTGGGAAGTTCGGATAA
- a CDS encoding phosphoribosylanthranilate isomerase yields MTRVKICGLTSTDDLRVAVDAGADAVGLLVDVPVDSPREINPQRAVEIADAVPPFVTSVLVTMPDSPERAVELVQTVEPDAVQLHDEFGVGDLAYLTSSVEAKVIKVVDATDPEAARRYDEVADALLVDSVDDDGAGGTGETHDWDRTAEAVSTLDSPVVLAGGLTPTNVADAVEAVEPFAVDVASGVDRDEGTDDQSPTVEGRKDPDAVADFVANAKRTHSPPAP; encoded by the coding sequence ATGACGCGCGTGAAAATCTGCGGACTCACCTCCACCGACGACCTCCGGGTCGCCGTCGATGCGGGTGCGGACGCGGTCGGCCTACTGGTGGACGTGCCCGTCGATTCTCCCCGCGAAATCAACCCCCAGCGCGCGGTCGAAATCGCCGACGCCGTCCCGCCGTTCGTCACCAGCGTCCTCGTCACGATGCCCGACTCGCCCGAGCGCGCCGTCGAACTCGTCCAGACCGTCGAACCCGACGCAGTCCAACTTCACGACGAGTTCGGCGTCGGCGACCTCGCGTACCTGACTTCGAGCGTCGAGGCGAAGGTCATCAAAGTCGTAGACGCCACCGACCCCGAGGCCGCCCGACGTTACGACGAAGTGGCCGACGCACTGCTGGTAGACTCGGTTGACGACGACGGCGCGGGCGGCACCGGCGAGACCCACGACTGGGACCGGACCGCCGAAGCCGTCTCGACGCTCGATTCGCCGGTCGTCCTTGCTGGGGGACTTACCCCGACGAACGTCGCCGACGCCGTAGAGGCGGTCGAGCCGTTCGCCGTGGACGTGGCGAGCGGCGTGGACCGCGACGAAGGAACCGACGACCAGTCACCGACGGTCGAGGGCCGAAAAGACCCGGACGCTGTCGCCGACTTCGTGGCGAACGCGAAACGAACCCACTCACCTCCGGCACCATGA
- a CDS encoding phosphate signaling complex PhoU family protein, whose product METRKVQVTGGSTFTVSIPKGWATENGIEAGDRVEFHPEGDSLLLSPRTADDTVEGTVDIADLEGAELMRTVFTLYVSGFDIINLEATRVTPDQRRTVRDATQGLVGLEVIEETGDRVVLQDLLDSSELSIHNAITRMRLVSITMLQDAVTALIENDDDLATDVIERDDDVDRLWFMISRVFRSALRNPSTAADIGLPRETCFDYHSSARQLERVADHAAKIGQHALKLGEVPDEVADALEDLHAESADIVEMAMDALLEEEGTEATRLGNDAREHVREIDEHTRAVDDLIRGMDAERAQQLSLVVDSLSRSADYGGNIAETALQKAAPRPEN is encoded by the coding sequence ATGGAGACGCGGAAAGTTCAGGTCACTGGCGGATCCACGTTCACCGTCTCGATTCCGAAGGGATGGGCGACCGAAAACGGCATCGAGGCAGGCGACCGCGTCGAGTTCCACCCCGAGGGCGATTCGCTGTTGCTCTCGCCTCGGACGGCAGACGATACGGTCGAGGGCACCGTCGATATCGCCGATCTCGAAGGTGCCGAACTCATGCGGACGGTGTTTACCCTCTACGTCAGCGGGTTCGACATCATCAACCTCGAAGCGACCCGCGTGACGCCCGACCAGCGCCGGACGGTCCGGGACGCCACGCAGGGTCTCGTCGGACTGGAAGTCATCGAGGAGACCGGCGACCGAGTGGTCTTGCAGGACCTACTCGACTCCTCGGAGTTGTCGATTCACAACGCCATCACGCGCATGCGCCTCGTCTCGATAACCATGCTTCAGGACGCGGTGACCGCGCTGATCGAGAACGACGACGATCTGGCCACCGACGTTATCGAACGCGACGACGACGTGGACCGGCTCTGGTTCATGATTTCGCGGGTGTTCCGGTCGGCGCTTCGCAACCCGAGTACCGCCGCCGACATCGGTCTCCCGCGCGAGACGTGTTTCGACTACCACTCCAGCGCCCGCCAACTGGAGCGAGTCGCCGACCACGCCGCCAAAATCGGCCAGCACGCGCTGAAACTCGGGGAGGTTCCCGACGAAGTCGCCGACGCCCTCGAAGACCTCCACGCCGAGTCGGCCGACATCGTGGAGATGGCGATGGACGCGCTCCTCGAAGAGGAGGGCACGGAGGCGACCCGACTCGGAAACGACGCCCGCGAACACGTCCGCGAAATCGACGAACACACCCGAGCGGTTGACGACCTCATCCGCGGGATGGACGCCGAGCGCGCCCAGCAACTCAGCCTCGTCGTGGACTCGCTGTCCCGGAGCGCCGACTACGGCGGCAACATCGCCGAGACCGCCCTCCAGAAGGCCGCGCCGCGGCCCGAGAACTGA
- a CDS encoding PstS family phosphate ABC transporter substrate-binding protein, translated as MRERPSVDRRTVLLGGGTAIAGLAGCISTSSTPPGSRGGTTTGSEASDDSSSEQLKAGGSSTVYPITSKAASVWNSNPPADDEEYWGPSNYGIDTDERLATYWAGLYDFEASGSTPPFKVNVGLSHSGTGLEKLKNGLVDLGNASASVDAELPDLSEEEREKYVNHVVGVDAQPIVLSKEVAEAGVEQLTAEQVRDIYTGEITNWSEIPSYEGEDKEIQAVGRAEGSGTDTAFRVNMLGGPDAEMGGVDVRKGQNQQVKTIVSRSNNAIAYMALAFVTDEVASIALEFDGTVYEPGKNLADEDYPLSRDLHCYTYDGTSQKEAAYLRMIISEFGQERFVEPSGYAMLTQERRENQIETLSDAK; from the coding sequence ATGCGGGAAAGACCCTCTGTGGACCGTCGAACTGTTCTGCTTGGAGGGGGAACTGCCATCGCTGGACTAGCTGGCTGTATCAGTACGAGTTCGACGCCGCCTGGTAGTCGTGGGGGAACGACCACCGGGTCCGAGGCGTCGGACGACTCGTCTTCGGAGCAACTGAAGGCGGGTGGTTCCTCGACTGTATACCCGATAACGAGCAAGGCGGCGTCGGTGTGGAACTCCAACCCACCCGCCGACGACGAGGAATACTGGGGACCGAGCAACTACGGCATCGACACCGACGAGCGACTGGCGACCTACTGGGCCGGTCTGTACGACTTCGAAGCCAGCGGCTCCACGCCGCCGTTCAAGGTCAACGTCGGACTGAGTCACTCGGGGACCGGACTGGAGAAGTTGAAGAACGGTCTCGTGGATCTCGGTAACGCAAGCGCGTCCGTCGATGCCGAACTCCCGGACCTGAGCGAGGAGGAGCGAGAGAAGTACGTCAACCACGTCGTCGGCGTGGACGCCCAGCCAATCGTCCTCAGCAAGGAGGTCGCCGAGGCGGGCGTCGAACAGTTGACCGCCGAGCAGGTCCGGGACATCTACACCGGGGAGATTACCAACTGGTCGGAGATTCCCTCCTACGAGGGCGAGGACAAGGAGATTCAGGCCGTCGGGCGTGCGGAAGGGTCGGGGACCGACACTGCGTTCCGAGTGAACATGCTCGGCGGTCCCGACGCGGAGATGGGTGGCGTGGACGTGCGCAAGGGTCAGAACCAGCAGGTCAAGACCATCGTCTCCCGGTCGAACAACGCCATCGCGTACATGGCGCTGGCGTTCGTCACCGACGAAGTCGCCTCCATCGCGCTGGAGTTCGACGGCACGGTGTACGAACCCGGCAAAAACCTCGCGGACGAGGACTACCCCCTCTCGCGTGACCTCCACTGTTACACCTACGACGGAACCTCACAGAAGGAGGCCGCCTACCTCCGGATGATAATCAGCGAGTTCGGACAGGAGCGCTTCGTCGAACCGTCGGGCTACGCGATGTTGACCCAAGAACGGCGCGAGAACCAGATCGAAACGCTCTCGGACGCGAAATGA
- a CDS encoding CBS domain-containing protein — MDIADIATTEYIELDAESNVGKARSIFDEQNPKGIIVTRAGKYEGVITQKQLLRSHIEDHTKVDTLTKSAPRVKRTDNVRDVARDLVEGGTKVAPVFESGNLWGVVTQDLILEAVLENLDTLTVEQIYTENVVSIAEGDTLGQAINRLREHGVSRLPVVDDDGHLSGVVTTHDVVNFATRNVEKTTVGDRSGEGDRLLDLPVYDVMSSPAATTTLDESVRDAVERMFDHDYSGLVVTPEDDDRVVGGVVTKTDVLRALSYTEEDVLDVQITNVNLLDTLSRESIRSSIAEISDKYQKMQVRHAHVRFHEHKEKLRGTPLIQCKIRLRTNRGQVAGSGEGYGAEQSFNVARDKLERNVLEMKGVESDREYEGQLLRKLGEL; from the coding sequence ATGGACATCGCTGATATCGCAACGACGGAATACATCGAGTTGGACGCCGAATCGAACGTCGGAAAGGCCCGTTCCATCTTCGACGAGCAGAACCCCAAAGGCATCATCGTGACCCGCGCAGGGAAGTACGAGGGCGTCATCACCCAGAAGCAACTGCTTCGCTCCCACATCGAGGACCACACCAAAGTCGATACGCTCACCAAGTCCGCACCGCGAGTCAAGCGAACCGACAACGTCAGAGACGTGGCCCGCGACTTGGTCGAGGGCGGGACCAAGGTCGCGCCCGTCTTCGAGTCGGGCAACCTCTGGGGTGTCGTCACGCAGGACCTCATCCTCGAAGCGGTGCTGGAGAACCTCGACACGTTGACGGTCGAGCAGATTTACACCGAGAACGTCGTCTCCATCGCGGAGGGCGACACGCTCGGGCAGGCCATCAACCGCCTGCGCGAACACGGCGTCTCCCGTCTCCCCGTCGTGGACGACGACGGACACCTCTCGGGCGTCGTCACGACCCACGACGTGGTGAACTTTGCGACCCGGAACGTCGAGAAGACGACGGTCGGCGACCGCTCGGGCGAGGGCGACCGACTGCTGGACCTCCCGGTGTACGACGTGATGTCGAGTCCGGCCGCCACGACCACGCTGGACGAGAGCGTCCGCGACGCCGTCGAGCGCATGTTCGACCACGACTACTCGGGACTCGTCGTCACCCCCGAGGACGACGACCGAGTGGTCGGCGGCGTCGTCACCAAGACCGACGTGCTCCGCGCGCTCTCGTACACCGAGGAGGACGTGCTGGACGTGCAGATCACCAACGTCAATCTGCTCGACACGCTCTCGCGGGAGTCGATCCGCTCGTCCATCGCGGAGATTTCGGACAAGTACCAGAAGATGCAGGTCCGCCACGCCCACGTTCGATTCCACGAACACAAGGAAAAGCTTCGGGGCACGCCGCTCATCCAGTGTAAGATTCGACTCCGAACCAACCGCGGGCAGGTCGCCGGGTCGGGCGAAGGCTACGGTGCAGAACAGTCGTTCAACGTCGCTCGTGACAAGCTAGAGCGCAACGTCCTCGAAATGAAGGGCGTCGAGAGCGACCGCGAGTACGAGGGCCAACTCCTCCGAAAGCTCGGTGAGTTGTAG
- the pstA gene encoding phosphate ABC transporter permease PstA, which translates to MSYESNNLVADESSLAERVAAGVVGLNVFSVIMGLAAIFQWTEVESTFFGVSLFDLYGASLLVTGVAVVALGVASRADLVDATPDRSAGLLTGGLFGLIGVVTGALVASQTLGLSSVALWLPVALLVGAGVVAVAVLPREDIGSTLPAGALSILVGALFLLDVLTVAWEWEPQGFSATFTGPVVVPALTIFAGLVCAWAAAKSHEGFGTQGRQAGAYLLVGLNAFGMLGVLLLLVLFIVQKGWSRMVEGIKLGLFSEPAFWFHMPGLDQYVVFEIPGVWFHWPFTMNGYSLSGDVMNGVMPSIVGTVWLVVGAVLFAVPLGVGAAVFLTEYAEQGGFTRAVEIATNGLWSTPSIVYGLFGYAFLVPRLGNSTSLMSGQLVLGFMLLPLVLITSREAIQTVPDEYRDASAALGVSQWETIKSVVLPAAMPGVITGVILGVGRIAGETAPILLVATGNPQATSAPALLSGFQFTSSPPFVANPVLLDSISALPYKLYATITAGVISDDPAFGWATALVLLVVVLSFYAVGIASRIYFRRKLEQ; encoded by the coding sequence ATGAGCTACGAATCGAACAATCTGGTCGCCGACGAGTCGTCGCTGGCCGAGCGAGTCGCCGCGGGAGTCGTCGGTCTGAACGTCTTCTCGGTCATCATGGGTCTCGCGGCCATCTTCCAGTGGACCGAGGTCGAGAGCACCTTCTTCGGCGTGAGCCTGTTCGACCTCTACGGTGCCAGCCTCCTCGTCACGGGCGTCGCCGTCGTCGCGCTCGGTGTCGCCTCGCGCGCCGACCTCGTGGACGCGACCCCTGACCGGAGCGCCGGACTGCTCACGGGCGGTCTGTTCGGTCTCATCGGCGTCGTCACGGGCGCGCTGGTCGCCTCCCAGACGCTCGGTCTGAGTAGCGTTGCCCTCTGGCTGCCGGTCGCGCTCCTCGTCGGCGCGGGCGTCGTCGCAGTGGCGGTCCTGCCCCGCGAGGACATCGGTTCGACGCTCCCTGCGGGCGCGCTGTCGATTCTCGTCGGCGCGCTGTTCCTGCTCGACGTTCTCACCGTCGCGTGGGAGTGGGAACCCCAAGGCTTCTCGGCGACGTTCACCGGCCCGGTCGTCGTCCCGGCGCTGACCATCTTCGCGGGACTCGTCTGCGCGTGGGCGGCCGCGAAATCCCACGAGGGCTTTGGAACGCAGGGGCGACAGGCGGGGGCCTATCTGCTCGTCGGCCTGAACGCCTTCGGCATGCTCGGGGTCCTCCTCCTGCTCGTGCTCTTCATCGTGCAGAAGGGCTGGTCCCGGATGGTCGAGGGCATCAAACTCGGCCTGTTCAGCGAACCCGCGTTCTGGTTCCACATGCCCGGACTCGACCAGTACGTCGTCTTCGAGATTCCCGGCGTCTGGTTCCACTGGCCGTTCACGATGAACGGCTACTCGCTGTCCGGGGACGTGATGAACGGCGTGATGCCCTCCATCGTCGGCACGGTCTGGCTGGTCGTCGGCGCGGTGCTGTTCGCGGTGCCCCTCGGCGTCGGCGCGGCGGTGTTCCTTACCGAGTACGCCGAACAGGGCGGATTCACCCGCGCGGTCGAAATCGCCACGAACGGCCTGTGGAGTACGCCGAGCATCGTCTATGGCCTGTTCGGCTACGCATTCCTCGTGCCGCGACTCGGCAACAGCACGTCGCTCATGTCTGGGCAACTGGTGCTCGGCTTTATGCTCCTGCCGCTGGTTCTCATCACCAGCAGGGAGGCCATCCAGACGGTGCCCGACGAGTACCGCGACGCCAGCGCCGCACTCGGCGTCAGCCAGTGGGAGACTATCAAGAGCGTGGTCCTTCCGGCCGCGATGCCCGGCGTCATCACCGGCGTCATCTTGGGCGTCGGCCGCATCGCGGGCGAGACCGCACCCATCCTGCTGGTGGCGACCGGCAACCCGCAGGCCACGTCCGCGCCCGCGCTTCTCTCGGGCTTCCAGTTCACGTCCAGTCCGCCGTTCGTGGCGAACCCGGTTCTGCTGGACAGCATCAGCGCACTGCCCTACAAACTCTACGCGACCATCACGGCGGGCGTCATCAGCGACGACCCGGCGTTCGGCTGGGCCACCGCGCTGGTGTTGCTCGTCGTGGTGCTGTCGTTCTACGCCGTCGGTATCGCCTCTCGAATCTACTTCCGGAGGAAACTCGAACAATGA